The Vicia villosa cultivar HV-30 ecotype Madison, WI linkage group LG1, Vvil1.0, whole genome shotgun sequence genome includes a region encoding these proteins:
- the LOC131595296 gene encoding uncharacterized protein LOC131595296: protein MAGRNDAAIATALEAMAQAMQNQPNADENAGSRSLATFQRENPLVFKGTHDPDGALDWLKELERIFRVMDCTPAQKVRYRTHMLAKEVDDWWLETLARLEFSGEEVTWNVFRREFLRKYYPEDVRGKKEIEFLELTQGNKSVTEYAAKFTELIKFYPHFDGEGAEFSKCIKFQNGLRSEIKKAVGYQKIRLFSDLVDSCRIFEEDSEG, encoded by the coding sequence atggctgggaggaatgatgctgcgatAGCTACTGCTTTGGAAGCGATGGCTCAGGCTATGCAGAACCAACCGAATGCTGACGAGAATGCTGGATCTCGTAGTTTGGCGACTTTCCAAAGGGAGAATCCTCTGGttttcaagggtacgcatgaccctgatggtgctcttgattggttgAAGGAGCTCGAGCGAATATTCCGTgttatggattgcactcctgcTCAGAAGGTCAGATATCGCACTCATATGCTGGCTAAGGAAGTTGATGATTGGTGGTTGGAGACACTTGCTAGGTTGGAGTTTTCAGGTGAGGAAGTCACTTGGAATGTGTTCCGTAGGGAATTTCTAAGGAAGTattatcctgaagatgttcggggtaagAAAGAGATAGAATTCCTAGAGTTGACGCAAGGGAACAAGTCTGTGaccgagtatgctgccaagttcacTGAGTTGATTAAGTTCTATCCTCACTTTGATGGCGAAGGTgctgaattttctaagtgcatcaaGTTTCAGAATGGGTTACGCTCGGAGATCAAGAAGGCTGTTGGGTACCAAAAGATCCGTTTGTTTTCTGATTTGGTTGACAGTTGTAGGATCTTTGAGGAagatagtgaaggatag